AGATAGaaggaagaaaactttgaggAATGAAACACAATTAGTAGCTTAATTTAAGTATTTAAATTCAATTCCCATATAGCGAAAACCCCTCACAAATAATAGTGgcagaaataaatattttgttattaaataaccaaatataatgaattgaacCATATCAACAGTTTTATGAGTTGTGGACTGAGAGGTGCAAGAGTAGTAATGTCACATtactattaaaattatttttctttgtttatatgaagaaaACTGTAGGAAGGGAAGAAAGAGAAGATCGATTTTCAATCATCCTTGCTGAAATttttaacaaagttttaaaaaggTCACAAAGatagtaaaaaaattgtcatagtTACATTTATAACTATGACTTATAGTAAAGATTAATCTCCATGAAGTAGGAGGAATAAAACTTTAaggaatgaaacaaacttcataagaagcaTGAATAATGTATTTGATTCGACTACCCTACAACGAAAAAAACCTACAAATAGTAGTAACagaaaatccctctatttacATTAAACAAAGTGTAGGTCACTACCTTATATAAAAATCtcaactattcataaaagtgtcaactcttcataaaagtcgtaactctTCCTAAAGatcttaatttttcataaaaatcgtgacttttcataaagtcacaacttttcatgaaaggggaaGGCTAGTTATGATAATAGATAAATTTAATGGAGCATCCTTGTTTGTGGTGGTTCCACATAGGCGGGCCGATGGTtctcttatatttatatatatgctaGATTTAGGAACGTGCGTTGCACATTTATCCCaaaatacttcatataaattttgtagTGCAAAATCCATATTTGTTTCCATAAAAACTACATTTATCTTCctaataaaaagaatatatctTTAACTATAAAATTGTCCAAATCCTTTGCATAAAAAATATGTGAACATTTATTATGTGACATGTCAGGTTATTCAGCCGAAAGTAATTAACAATTGACAAGGAACTAAAAAATGATATACCTGGTCCTGGTTTGATGCATATGTACTCCAAAGCTTCTCTAAGTTTGTATTATGTTCTCGCTTTCTCATCAAGGGCATGAATTACTACTTTACCATTAACAAAAATCAGTAACTAAAAACATAGAATACTAAGGAATTCAGCAGAATTTGAGAACTAGCGAGTTTACTTAATTGATGGCTAGTAAAACTACGTCCTGCACTCACACAATCACATGGATCAATGCAAAAGATAGTTGTctcaataaataaaaactacAAATTGCTCTGCATGTACTGCACTGCAGACTACACACACACAAAAGTCGATTTCAACTTGATATGACATATAATGAACGTCATAAATAAATACAGAGCACTTTATTGCTAAATAACAACATCAAAGATATAGAAGTAggtttcaaaattaataatctCTCTCTCTTCAGACGCTCCCGCCTACTGTTACAACGGCTACAGAAATATCTGGAACGGGCGCTGCTGCGCTGGCGCGTGCGCCGCCGGTGGACCTCCAAAAACCACCGGAACAAAGCCAAATGGGGCGCCATGAAGATGGCAACAAACCCCAGTATGGCACGCACCATGATTCATCTCTCAATTCCTTGAATTCAATAGATACAGATGTGAAGAATGCTGCATTTTCGGAGGAGTTTGATCGAGAACGAGAAAATATTTCCCAATTGATTTCTGTGTGTAATCGAGGAAAATCGACAGTGGAACTGGATAATACTACTCACGATCTACATAATACTCAAAAATCAATCGATTCCACTTTACCAATTGACAGCAATCGAGAAATGAATTTGGTGAGAATCGCGAGGGAATCGCCTGGGCTGCGCACTGAAATTCGAGCAACTTCGAGCCAATCTTGTAACGTATTGAGTACTGGGGTTTACTCCCCTGTTGATAAGGAGCATCCCACTGAAATTTCAAGCAAAAGAGACGGGGGAAACGCCGGCGGTGAGAAGTCCAGCGTACGGGAAGCTCAAAACACCGGAAACCATGGAAACACAATAATGGGGACTAACTTTCAGTCTATTGACGTTCACTTAGCAGATTCTTCTAACAATACTGAAGGAAGAAACAACTTCAACAACAATTCGTTATCCCACTATGATTCTACACTCAAACTGCAACAGGGGAGACAAGATAATGAAGAACATGAATTTGCCTCTAGTCGAAATGCAGAACAACACAATGTGTGGGAGGTTCAAGAAATTCGAACACCAACAATGGGAGAAGGAAGCAAACACAACCTGGGGAAAATTTGATTGAGAAACAGGATACTACCAGCAACAACATGAAGTTGCATACAGCGGCCTCATCGAATGCTGAACAATCCTAAAACTTTTCCTTTGGAATTACAGGTAACTCATCCTATCTAACTCCTCACACTATTGTTGATGCTTCACAGGTCAGGCCACATGAAGATGACAAGGGAGAAGAGAAAGGACAAACACAGCCTCAAAGGAAGGAACAAGCAAGTCACAAAACACAACCTGCATGCATGGAAATGCAGCAAAGAACAAATGATCAAAGGAATGCTGCAAATGGTAAGGAAAGCCAACAAATTCACAAACAAAGCTAAACTCAGGATCAAAGACAGGAAAACAGTCAACAAGGAGAAACAAATTCAGCAAATCAAAGCAACAGGACAACCATGGATTTCCAAAGCAATTTCCCAAAGATCTCCAACAACATCACTAGGTATGACCCTAAATCTCAAATAGATAGAAATAAACAGATGAACAATGCTGCGCAAGGTAATGCTAGACCTCCTAACATCCAACAACAAGTGCAAAACATTAGTAACAATGTTAAACAGGGTAAAATTTCAGAGCCTTCTCCATACACTGTTGTTCAATCCTTTGCAGCCCGCTTGAGGTATAATCAGTCTAAGAATGAGATCCCAGTTGTGTTGAATGACCCCATACATACTACTAGACAAGGGTATCCTGCTGTTCTCTTAGATGAAAATgactattatgtgaaattggCTTAATGTTGTAACTATACACTTTGTTGGAAAATTCACCAATACAATACCTAAAATGGAGTTGATTAGAAAGAGCTTTACCCTTCAAACTCAACTTACTGGAGGGGTGAAGATTACTCACTTTAAATCTAGGCATGTGTATCTTGATCTTGATAATGAATTCGATTATCAAACTGTGTGGACAAAATTGAGGATGACTATTGAAGGGCAGTTGATGAGAATTCAAGCTTGGACCCCTGATTTTACCCCCGAGGAAGAGACTCCTATTGTTCCTATTTGGGTTGCTGTGCCAGGCTTACCATGGCATTGTTATAATAAAGTTCTATTGACTACGATCTTGGAATCTGTCGGGAAGGTCTAATATCTAGATTATCCGACTTCTCAAAAGACTAGAGGTAGCACTACTAGGGTGAAAGTTCAAGTTGATCTCACTAAGAAAAGGCCTGAACATGTATGGTTGGGATTCAAAAATTCAGACCCCAACAAGGGGAGATGGTTGAAGGTTCAATACGAAGGTATCCCCGACTATTGTATGTATTGTAAACATCAAGGGCATATGGATTATGATTGCACTATAAAAAGAAGAGATCAAGAGGTGAACAAGAGGAAAGAAATGGAgtctaaaaaaatagataaatcaaGAGGAGATCAGCATCAAGGTGGAGATGTAATAGAGGAAAATGTTAAGCAAAATCAAAAAGGAAACCACcaagaaggaaaaaaacaagAGACCAGAAATCAGGGTGAAAGAAATTATGTTCAAGAAGTTTCAGAAAAAGAGGAGCAGTGGCAGacacaaagaagaaaacaatcaaaaaaCTTGGAGCAAGTTCAACCCAAAACAGCATGGAGAGCACGCTCACCACAACACAAGAAAGTCATTGATGACAGCCAGCAGGCAGCAGGTATACCTCCTTCCATTACTACTCATAATGTTTATAGTGACTTAGAAGTGCAGGAGCAGGCTGTTCAGGAGCTGCAGGTGGACACATCAGGAAAGAAAGGTGCTGCAGACAACAATATCCAACAAATCCAAGAGCCAGTTACTGCATCATCACcaacaacacaaacaacaaATGTCCAAAACCTTCACATGGACAATTCAGAAAGGAAAGGGGATGCAGACAGTGATAcacaacaaaatgaagaaacaaatatTGTTTCACCATCAACAAATCAAAGAACAAACCTGCAGCAACATCAAACACAACTCACACAAGCCAATAATAACAAGAGAACATGTTTTGACTTATCTCTCCCCACACCCCAGCAATCCCCTATAAATGCTGCTGATAATATTGTGAATGTTGGGTTGGCTGTTGAAGTTGATGGAGGTATGGATGGAGGGTGTCAGGAGAAGCCCACTAATCTGCAGGAAGGGGTATCCAAAGGGGGGAAAGGAACTCTTGTTTTTGATCACTCAGACCATAGGAGAGACCTTAGATCCGCAGAAAATAAGTCTCCAAATTCCAGCAATCAGGGGCAGCAGAAAAATTCCAGTCAATGGAAAAATTATGAGGCTGATCAGAGTTTGAAAAGAGCTGAAAATCAAGAAGCTGGGGGTATAAATGCTGCTGGAAATCAACAATATACTGTTAATTCTGAGCATCAGCAGCAGGGAGATAAAACTCCTGTcgaaaaacaaaacaatagaTCACAAGGGAGACCtagcaaaaagaaaagagaagcaattaaaagaaaaattcaaagagaGGCAGGTCTGCAGTGTGATAATGAGCAGattcaaagagaaaataaatctcCAAAACAGTGCCATGACAACTCAGATTATGAAGTTATAAATTCAGAAGATGGATTTGACGAAGATACTCAATCTCTCAATGAAAAGGAGGGAGAAGAGGAAGAGGATGAAACTAGTGCACAGTTGATCAACGCTTTTGGTTCTACTTTCCAAAGTGAGTTTGAGTCTGAAATCCATGAAGTCACTACTCAACAAGGTTTATCTCCAAGGGGTAGAAAGGAAGTCAGACAATATAACAACACCGTCACAACAAGCACATCTGCTAATACTAGCAGACCCAACACCAGGTCACGAagtaaaggtttttaatgatcAGTACAATATGTTGGAATGCTAGGAGCATCAACACCCAAGGCTCTTTGGAAAGACTccaaaatctcaagaaaatgCATAATTTGTCTATGATTGCTATTCTTGAACCTTTTGCAGATAACTCTCAAATCAACAAATACAAGCTTCTTTTGTCTATGGATAATGCTCTTTGTAATAATAATGGCAAAATTTGGCTTTTTTGGACCAATGATATGGAATGTGATATTTTGGAAATtcatgatcaacatatcacttGTTGGGCCAAACATGTTGAGCACAatgagaaatttattttttctcttatttatgTTAAGTGTAAGGAACACTTAAGAAGACCTCTTTGGGAAAGACTTTATCATATCTCCAATATGGATAGCCCATGGTGTACGATTGGAGACTTTAATGTCATTACGTCAACTGATGAAAAACATGGTGGCATACCCTATAATATGAACAAAAGTCTGGAATTTATTGATATCATTGAGGCTTGTGGTATTATGGACATAGGCTACAGTGGTCAACATTACACTTGGTGTAATCAAAGATCCGGTGAAGCAAGAGTGTGGAAAAGATTGGATCAAGCCATGGTCAACGATAAATGGTTGGAATGTATACCACAAACTACTATCTCTCATCTTCCTGCTGTTGGCTCGGACCATTTCCCTTTATTAATGGAAATGGAGGTGAGAATAgcccaaaaagtaaaatattttaagtttttgcaCTGTTGgactgaaaatgaaaatttcaagGATATTGTGCAAAGCTCTTGGCAAGAGGAAGTAAGTGGTGATCCTATGTGGAAACTTCatcagaaaatgaagaaattggCTTCTACCTTGAGTACATGGTCTAAGAGTGAATATGGCAACATCTTTTCAATGGTTATAGATTTTGAAGAACAGGTTAAAAAGGCGGAGGAGAATGTCATACAAAATAATTCAGAGGAGAACAGAGCCAGACTTCATCTTATTAATGCTCAATACATCAAATACATGAAGTTGGAAACTTGCATACTCAAGCAAAAAACTCAGCTCAAATGGTTCAAAGAAGGGGATACCAATTCCAAATACTTTCATTCTATGATGAGGGGAAGGAGAAAGAAGTTGTTTATCCACAGAATTTGCACAGATGAGGATACTTGGATACAGGGAGATGAGAACATTGCCAAAGAAGCTTGTATgtactttcaaaatattttcactgGGAAATCAGACAGAATCAGTGAGGAGGTTCTTAACTGTATTCCCCGGATGGTTACAGATGAGCAGAACCAACTTCTTCAACAAATGCCTAATATGGAGGAATTAAAAAAGGTTGTTTTCTCCATGAATCCTATCTCGGCTCTAGGTCCGGATGGGTTTGGAGGGAAATTTTATCAATCATGTTGGGATATTATTAAGGAAGATGTTCTAAAGGTTGTGCAACATTTCTTTTGTGGAAATATTTTGcctaaatatttttcacatgcTTGTCTTGTTCTTCTTCCTAAAATTGATCATCCCAATAAATTTTCAGAGTTCAGACCCAACAGCTTGAGTAATTTCTCCAGCAAAATTATTTCCAAGATATTTTGTTTCAGATTAGCAGGTATTTTACCTCAGTTTATTTCTGAGAATCAGTCGGGATTTGTTAAGGGAAGAAGTATCTCGGAAAACATTATGTTGGCTCAAGAGATCACTCATCGTATAAAACAACCCAATGAAGGTGACAATGTGGTAATCAAACTCGATATGGCCAAGGCATACGATAGAGTGTCATGGTCGTATACTTGTTTGGTTTTGCGAAAAATGGGCTTTGGTGAGAATTTTATTGACCTTGTGTGGAGAATAATGAGCAACAACTGGTATTCTGTTATTATTAATGGGTACAGGCATGGTTTTTTCAAGTCAACAAGGGGTCTCAAACAAGGTGATCCGCTATCCCGTCCTTATTTATTTTAGGGGCAGAGGTGCTGTCTCGGATGCTTAATATACTTCATCAACAACAGCATTACAAGAACTTTCAAATGGAAAGTAGAGGCCCACAGATTAATCATCTCATCTTTGCGGATGATATCATTATCTTCTCTTCCACCACTAGAGATACTCTCCATATGATTATGAAAACTCTTGCCACATATGAGTCTGTCTTGGATCAACtcataaacaaataaaagagtCATTTCATGGTCCCATCGAACGCTCCCAGAGAGGTCATCAATGTGATTGGAGAAATCACAGGCTTCACTCAGAAAAACAGTCCCATTACCTAGCTGGGGTGCCCCCTTTACATTGGTGGTCAAAGAATCATTTACTATTCAAATTTAGTCGCAAAGATCACCAAAAGGATCACGGGATGGCAATCAAGGATTCTTagttttggtgggaaggctaCTATGATCAAACATGTTCTACAATCCATTCCTATCCACACAATGTCAACTACCTCTCCTCCTAAAACAACTATCCGGTATAACAAGAAAGCCATGGCAGATTTATTTTGGGGTTGGGacaaggaaaaaagaaagtatCATTGGGCCTCTTGGGATACGATGTGCCTTCCTTTGGATGAGGGAGGTATTGGTATAAGACGTCTTGAAGATGTGTGTGTttcattacaacataaacaGTGGTGGATTTTCAGAAGCAAGCAGACATTATGGGGTCGATTCTTGAGAGCAAAATACTGTCAAAGGGCTCATCCGGTAGCAAAAAAACTACACACGGGGCAATCTTTGGTTTGGaattttatgatgaaaaataaagcCATTGCCGAATCCCAAATTCAATGGAGATTCAACTCTGGCAGCAGCTCATTTTGGTGGGATGATTGGTTAGGAGACGGCCCTCTTGCTCCTCAATGCAATCATATCACGAGCCTAAACAACACCACTATTTCTCATTTTCTAATTAATGGAAGATGGAACGAAACATTGCTTCGACAATGGGTTCCTCCATTACTGATTTCAAAAGTTTTGAATACTGACATTAAGTTTCAGGAACACATGCTGGACGAGGCAGTCTGGAAAACTTCTGAGAAAGGGCAGTTCTCCTGTGCTACTGCCTGGGAACACATTCGTCACAGgaaggagaaaaataattgtAGTAAGAACATCTGGCATAAGTTAATCCcgtttaaaatttcttttttagtgtGGAGGGCATTGCGTGGTAAGCTCCCCACtaacgaaagaattattaaatttgGGAGGGAGGCAGCCCAATGTTCCTGCTGTTACAGCCCTGGGGAAGACACCATAGATCATATATTTGTAACTGGTCATTTTGCTAACAATTTTTGGAGGTTCTTTTCTGCAGCTGCAGGGCTGCAACATGAGCACTCCACAATTCACACACTGCTGCAGAAATGGAGGAACCTGGCGCATGCAACTGAAGTGCAGAAGCTGGCAACCAGGCTGCTGCCAGTCATTATTCTCTGGAATCTCTGGAAAAATCGCTGCGCAGCAAAATACGGAGCAAAGCAATCCAACACAGCTCGAGTAAAATTCCTCATAGTCAAAGACTTCAACCATCTCCTCAACACAGCCTATCCATACATCGAATGGCCTAACAATTGGAACTCTCTTATCGAAATGGTGGCAAGTTACAAACATGCTATTATGGTTAAAGAAGTAACGTGGGAGAAACCTCAACAACCATTCCTCAAGCTCAACACTGATGGGAGTGCCCTTAACAACCCCGGGAAAATTGGAGGAGGAGGAATAGTAAGAGATTATCAAGGTAATATGATATATGCATTTACTATTCCTTTGGGTATTGGTACCAACAACCAAGCGGAAATTCAAGCAGTTAGCCATGGTTTAGATTGGTGCATTCAGCATGGATATAGAAAAATACACTTGGAAGTGGATTCAGAATTGGTCATTCATTGGCTTTCGAATCAAACCAACTACCCATGGAACCTATAACCATACATCCTGGAAATCCACAGAATAGTGCATCAGTTGGAAAGATTCAAGATTACTCATGTCTACGGGGAGGCAAACAACACGGCTGATCGGCTATCCAAATATAGTCACAACACAGACATTGTTCAACACTTTTACATCAAGGATCAATTACCTACTCTTGCGAGAGGAAGCTTCATTCTAGAAAAACTTGGCATGGCTAATTTCAGgagaaagaaattgaaaacaATCAAGAAACCTCCATGATCGTCTCTGTTATGGTATAGTTTTTATACCGTTTTTGGTTAGGAGCCTATTCACTTAGACTATGCTATTTGGTATAGTCTCGTTGAATAGGATACACCTTTATTCTCGTCTTACTTTTGTAAGGGGAGAGTCTCCCTTATTTACGTTTCCTAGATACTTTGTACtgagaggagtcctctcttCTAGGTGCTTAGTATTTTGGTTTCCCTTTTATTGTAAGGGGATGAGTCGAACTTCCTTTTTAGGAAAGTTGACTTATGAACCATCTTAGGATCGGAGGTAAGGTTTATGCCCTCCTCCTTgtatcttttacttttattaatgtTAAGGCCTGGGGGTGTTGCTCAGCCCCTTACCCCCCAAGGgtacttaaaaaaaaagatatagaaGTTGATTGTAGGTCACAGTTGATAGTCCATTTAGCACCAAATTAATATTACGGATAACTCTTACAAACTAGATCTATAAAGAATGAAATATGTTGACTTATTTACTTATTAAACATCATGATTGTCATAACAGAATGATTTAGAAGCTAATTAGTGTCATAACgcatgaaaatttgaattcgaTAGAAGTTTAAAACACGTATGATCAGACCAAGAACTCATATAAGCACATCATCTTTGATACACCACACCAATTTAAGCAACTTGGAGATAATCCTTAGCATCAGTATCTTTTATGAGACAAGTAACAGATTTTTGTCTCGGacatgtattttaaaaatgCTCTCCGAAATTTCTACATATATCTTCCCCAAAACAAGTTAACCCTcgttgaaaataaataacaacataatgCACAATGCTTTTCACATTTTGTGAATCCACATCCACAAAAATCTTAAAACTGCATAGATAAGAGTGCTAAAATAAAGTGCTTATTACCAGAGTCGATTACAATTCAGTTGCCCACTTCTTTCCCTTTCATGTTAGGTAACAAAATTCTCTTTGATCCTTTTCGCTTCTGCTTAACCTGCTCATCGAACAAAAAGGTAAAGGGCAAATAAGCaaattattcaagaaaaatCGTTAAGATATTTGTTTTCGGTAGTTAAACACTGAATATGCAATCATATTCTTTTCACAATTGATCTCATACTAGCTATTCTTCAACTCCAAAAGTTCTTCTAAGCTGTGAACCAAAAACATGCACAAAACTAATTTCTAGATTCATTTCTCTTTAAATGAGATAACAAGTCAAATCAAAACCAATGATTGGCCAAATAGTCTGTGCGACAAGTTTCAAGTTGTCAATCACAGGTATACTTCAAATGTATATTGTTGCAACAACCCATAGTTGACAAGTTAAAGTTATCATATGCTTCTCGATCATGTACTTCCGCAAAGATACTTCCTCTTTCTTGGTTGATTGCCAGCTTATACTTAAGAtgacaattaaaattatttttaaaaactgaaGATGATTGTTGATCCTCCCTTATCTGTCTTGGACACCCATACACTATAGTGAGATAATTCCCTGTTACAACAAGGGGAATAGGCTCTCCATGTGGAAGTTATCAGGATAACAACTTTATGTCCTTTAAAGattgaagtaaagaaaataatgtgCTGACTGACGTCCTTTCTTTTCCCTTCTCCCTGATGCGCAGGCATATTCTAGCCTTCAGCCTTGCATCGCTGGCACTTAAATGAGACATGCAAAGCAGCAGAATCACAAAATAAGCTTATGCCATGGCCAGCTTTGACATAACTCTTACCCCAGCATTTTATAAgcttaaaaatgaaaatctattTAGGTGAGCACACCTCATCCAAGCTTTAATTTTAAGATTAATCAAGAAGTCTGTTTTCTGATAGTTCAATGGATATTTTCAATTCTTCATTTCCTTCTAGCAGTTGACagtaactttttaaaaattagataaaataaGGTATTCTAACAAAGATTCCACATTTCTCCTCAAAAGTGCCTATAGGAAAATAGGAACTGGGAATTGTCTATTGCTACATCTGGGACATTTTGCGTAAATAATACCGGTTCCTTTCCCCCCCCCTCCCTCAAATGCATGGGTATGCTACTTATGTAAACTTCAAGTGTGTCCATTCATTCAATTGTAACACAATATACTATAATATATGATCCCCGAGTTGCTATTATTGTAGGTTCTTCCACATACACACACCTTGTACCCAAAGGCACTCTATGAAGCTGGAACGAAGTCGAGAAGTGAATATAAAACTTaagattaaagaaaaagaatacaTGAAGATTCTTTTTTACTCCTAGTGCAACATTGTTAATATGCTCCATAGTAAGATACGTCTTTCCAACCGTTGCACCACCAAAAAGTTCAATCTTTCAACCTCTTTGATACGGAGAAAGTAGATACTGCCAAAGACAAAGTTATGCATTCAGAATGATTTGTTTATCGAGTTCttattcatcatcttcttcctcctttttttctttcaagttCATCGTgtcaatttttattaatttttttaaaatttttaatctatACACTTTCGATTCATATGGATGATGCTCCATCTTTTAGTATTTAGATTATCCAAATAGCTCTCAACCATTAATGATAATATATGTCGTATATTTGAATCTGACAACGAAGATTTTATTGCAAATAgatcaaaataaagaaacaatccataattcatgaaaaatatgagTTTGAAGAAGTTGAAGAAGGATGCATGCTCTTATTAGTGGCGTGAGTTGTTCTAAAGGGGCAAACAATGCATTTCTAAGTTAGAACGAGCCcaatgtgaaaaaataaaatttatcaatttttgtgtgctagtaCATGAATTTTTAGTGATACGTGATCTCAATATGTTTTTGGCCAacattttcatggacgtccgttaagatcTTATTAATGGCGTGAGTTGGTCCCGAGGGACAAACAaacgcattttcaagttcaaataagCTCTAATGCGAAAAACTaaattttaccgattttcatgtgctattgTCCATGTATATTTTGTGATACGTGATGTCGACTtgttttttgctaaaatttttaATGGACGTCTGTTACGACCTTATTAATGGTGTGAGTTGATCTTGAGGGGCAGAGAGACGCATTTCATGTTTAAACGAGCCTCAAtgcagaaaaaaataaagttactgatttttgtatgttatagtccatgaattttcgGTGATACATGCTCCCAACTTATTTTTGACCAAAATGTTACGATCTTATCAATGAATACTTATTTGTAGGACGAATCTCGTATGTGTTCTTAAGAGAGGGAAATTGTCTATTTTCTAGAGTCTCAAAGGGTCGTGGAAATATTCAATGGAAAAGAGATTCAACTCACTTAGAATCTATCGTAAATTTTGAACACCTTGGAGtgttaaataattatgtaacTATATGAAATGAAACTTGATTTCAATTAGGCACATTAGCAATACTTTTTTACTGTGAAGTGAAGTTTCATTTTGAATTTGGAAGTAAAAATAGGGAACTAAAAAACCTTAATGTAGTTAAAGAACATTTTACCTTAttttgacacccaattttgatccTCTACAGtgtaaattaattatcgagttTCTTTAGTTACAGACGATTAGAAATAATTGGTTTGTAAAATTTATAGTATattcaagttattttaaaataattttgtcactttttataatttttaaataatatatacatttttatataatcatgtgtataattaatacattttatgaatattcaaaaatcGTCTAGAAAAAATTCACTATAATATTTTGTAGATTATATTTTCAAACtaattataaataaacaaactattgcatttttttaagaaataatctTGTTTAAACCCTgaataactattaatttaattgaatttagcTATGTTGTTAATTTTAATTGGTAATTTGAAATAAAACCCCTTTAATTGTAATATTATTACCTcattttaaactctttttaaCTTTCAGATCCCACTTCATTTCCCCCAACGTTCACAATATTCTCTATAAAATTCATTAAACATACCAGACCTTCGTCGTCTTCTTCAAGAAACCAATACAGTGCAACGTTCACAATATTCTTAAAGCCTTGCGCTTCCGTTCGAGGCCAAGATCAGACGGCTGAGTTCATCAACTTGTTGATTATTTCTGGTATGTTCAAATTTCGAATTAAACCCATTTTCATTCGCTTCATTGATAAAGATGGAAGAGGCAATTTCGGCATCTTCTTTTCAAATTAAACCCATTTTCATTCCCTTCATTGAGAAAGATGGAAGAGGCAATTTCTGCATCTTTTTTTCGAATTAAACCCATTTTCATTCCCTTCATTGAGAAAGATGGAAGAGGCAATTTTTGCATGTTCTTTTCGAATTAAACCCATTTTCATTCCCTTCATTGAGAAAGATGGAAGAGGCAATTTATGCATCTTCTTTTTGAATTAAACCCTTTTTCATTCCCTTCATAATGCTAATGGTGCATCTGAAACTCAATGGTAGGCATCTTGAGATTCAGTTTGGAGATGATGTGGGTACTTTGAAAGTCAGTGGTGCATCTTACATTCAGTTAATTGGGTCTTGCTCCTTGTAAGTATTCCATGAAAAGAAACACACAATATTGTTTGGCAAGGAGGACCGGAAGCAAGTTCAATAAGGTGATTCTTAGGAGGCTCTTCATGTGCAAGATTAACACAcaatattgttattttgtttgTGATTAAA
The nucleotide sequence above comes from Solanum pennellii chromosome 9, SPENNV200. Encoded proteins:
- the LOC107030413 gene encoding uncharacterized protein LOC107030413; this encodes MESKKIDKSRGDQHQGGDVIEENVKQNQKGNHQEGKKQETRNQGERNYVQEVSEKEEQWQTQRRKQSKNLEQVQPKTAWRARSPQHKKVIDDSQQAAGIPPSITTHNVYSDLEVQEQAVQELQVDTSGKKGAADNNIQQIQEPVTASSPTTQTTNVQNLHMDNSERKGDADSDTQQNEETNIVSPSTNQRTNLQQHQTQLTQANNNKRTCFDLSLPTPQQSPINAADNIVNVGLAVEVDGGMDGGCQEKPTNLQEGVSKGGKGTLVFDHSDHRRDLRSAENKSPNSSNQGQQKNSSQWKNYEADQSLKRAENQEAGGINAAGNQQYTVNSEHQQQGDKTPVEKQNNRSQGRPSKKKREAIKRKIQREAGLQCDNEQIQRENKSPKQCHDNSDYEVINSEDGFDEDTQSLNEKEGEEEEDETSAQLINAFGSTFQSEFESEIHEVTTQQGLSPRGRKEVRQYNNTVTTSTSANTSRPNTRSRSKGF
- the LOC107030414 gene encoding uncharacterized protein LOC107030414 — encoded protein: MDSPWCTIGDFNVITSTDEKHGGIPYNMNKSLEFIDIIEACGIMDIGYSGQHYTWCNQRSGEARVWKRLDQAMVNDKWLECIPQTTISHLPAVGSDHFPLLMEMEVRIAQKVKYFKFLHCWTENENFKDIVQSSWQEEVSGDPMWKLHQKMKKLASTLSTWSKSEYGNIFSMVIDFEEQVKKAEENVIQNNSEENRARLHLINAQYIKYMKLETCILKQKTQLKWFKEGDTNSKYFHSMMRGRRKKLFIHRICTDEDTWIQGDENIAKEACMYFQNIFTGKSDRISEEVLNCIPRMVTDEQNQLLQQMPNMEELKKVVFSMNPISALGPDGFGGKFYQSCWDIIKEDVLKVVQHFFCGNILPKYFSHACLVLLPKIDHPNKFSEFRPNSLSNFSSKIISKIFCFRLAGILPQFISENQSGFVKGRSISENIMLAQEITHRIKQPNEGDNVVIKLDMAKAYDRVSWSYTCLVLRKMGFGENFIDLVWRIMSNNWYSVIINGYRHGFFKSTRGLKQVAKITKRITGWQSRILSFGGKATMIKHVLQSIPIHTMSTTSPPKTTIRYNKKAMADLFWGWDKEKRKYHWASWDTMCLPLDEGGIGIRRLEDVCVSLQHKQWWIFRSKQTLWGRFLRAKYCQRAHPVAKKLHTGQSLVWNFMMKNKAIAESQIQWRFNSGSSSFWWDDWLGDGPLAPQCNHITSLNNTTISHFLINGRWNETLLRQWVPPLLISKVLNTDIKFQEHMLDEAVWKTSEKGQFSCATAWEHIRHRKEKNNCSKNIWHKLIPFKISFLVWRALRGKLPTNERIIKFGREAAQCSCCYSPGEDTIDHIFVTGHFANNFWRFFSAAAGLQHEHSTIHTLLQKWRNLAHATEVQKLATRLLPVIILWNLWKNRCAAKYGAKQSNTARVKFLIVKDFNHLLNTAYPYIEWPNNWNSLIEMVASYKHAIMVKEVTWEKPQQPFLKLNTDGSALNNPGKIGGGGIVRDYQGNMIYAFTIPLGIGTNNQAEIQAVSHGLDWCIQHGYRKIHLEVDSELVIHWLSNQTNYPWNL